The Streptomyces sp. NBC_01689 genome includes a window with the following:
- a CDS encoding GMC family oxidoreductase — protein sequence MHENTYDYVVIGGGTAGSVIASRLTENPDVTVAVVEGGPSDVGREDVLTLRRWMGLLGGELDYDYPTTEQPRGNSHIRHSRARVLGGCSSHNTLIAFKPLPSDWDEWEAAGAEGWGAVPMEAYFARLLNNIVPVDEKDRNAIARDFVDAARSALGVPRVEGFNKQPFTEGAGFFDLAYHPENNKRSSASVAYLHPVMDERPNLTLMLETWAHRLELAGTRATGVHVRTKDGEEILVRAKREVVLCAGAVDSPRLLLHSGIGPAADLEALGIPVAHDLPGVGENLLDHPESVIVWETDGPIPENSAMDSDAGLFVRRDPGHAGPDLMFHFYQVPFTDNPERIGYERPAHGVSMTPNIPKPRSRGRLYLTSADPAVKPALDFRYFTDEDDYDGRTLVDGIRIAREIAATEPLAGWLKREVCPGPEVTDDEELSAYARQVAHTVYHPAGTCRMGAAADSDAVVDPELRVRGLDGLRVADASVFPTMPAVNPMIGVLMVGEKCAELIGGGA from the coding sequence ATGCACGAGAACACGTACGACTACGTCGTCATCGGAGGCGGGACGGCCGGCTCCGTGATCGCCTCCAGGCTCACCGAGAACCCGGACGTCACCGTCGCCGTCGTCGAGGGCGGTCCCAGCGACGTCGGCCGTGAGGACGTCCTCACCCTGCGCCGCTGGATGGGCCTGCTCGGGGGTGAGCTCGACTACGACTACCCGACCACCGAACAGCCCCGCGGCAACTCGCACATCCGGCACAGCCGTGCCCGGGTGCTGGGCGGCTGCTCCTCGCACAACACGCTCATCGCGTTCAAGCCGCTGCCCTCCGACTGGGACGAGTGGGAGGCGGCGGGCGCCGAGGGCTGGGGCGCGGTGCCGATGGAGGCGTACTTCGCGCGGCTCCTCAACAACATCGTCCCGGTCGACGAGAAGGACCGGAACGCCATCGCCCGCGACTTCGTGGACGCCGCCCGGTCCGCGCTGGGCGTCCCCCGCGTCGAGGGCTTCAACAAGCAGCCGTTCACCGAGGGCGCGGGCTTCTTCGATCTCGCCTACCACCCCGAGAACAACAAGCGGTCCAGCGCGTCCGTCGCCTATCTGCACCCGGTGATGGACGAACGGCCCAACCTCACGCTGATGCTGGAGACCTGGGCGCACCGGCTGGAGCTGGCCGGGACCCGCGCGACGGGCGTGCACGTGCGCACCAAGGACGGCGAGGAGATCCTCGTACGGGCGAAGCGCGAGGTCGTGCTGTGCGCGGGCGCCGTGGACTCGCCGCGGCTGCTGCTGCACTCCGGCATCGGACCCGCCGCCGACCTGGAGGCGCTCGGCATACCCGTCGCCCACGACCTGCCTGGCGTGGGCGAGAACCTGCTCGACCATCCCGAGTCGGTGATCGTGTGGGAGACGGACGGTCCCATCCCCGAGAACTCCGCGATGGACTCCGACGCGGGCCTCTTCGTGCGCCGCGACCCCGGACACGCGGGCCCCGACCTGATGTTCCACTTCTACCAGGTCCCGTTCACCGACAACCCGGAGCGGATCGGGTACGAACGCCCCGCGCACGGCGTCTCGATGACGCCGAACATCCCCAAGCCGCGCAGCCGCGGGCGGCTCTATCTGACGAGCGCCGACCCGGCGGTCAAACCCGCCCTCGACTTCCGCTACTTCACGGACGAGGACGACTACGACGGCCGCACCCTCGTCGACGGGATCCGGATCGCCCGTGAGATCGCCGCGACCGAGCCGCTCGCCGGCTGGCTCAAGCGCGAGGTGTGCCCCGGTCCGGAGGTCACGGACGACGAGGAGCTGAGCGCGTACGCGCGCCAGGTCGCGCACACCGTGTACCACCCGGCGGGCACCTGCCGGATGGGGGCGGCCGCGGACTCCGACGCGGTGGTGGACCCCGAACTCAGGGTGCGCGGACTCGACGGTCTCCGGGTCGCCGACGCGTCCGTCTTCCCGACCATGCCCGCCGTGAACCCGATGATCGGGGTGCTCATGGTCGGCGAGAAATGTGCCGAGCTGATCGGGGGCGGTGCGTGA
- a CDS encoding aldehyde dehydrogenase family protein: MAGHQAQQAEQTLHVGGEWRAAASRATREILDPADAKPFAVVAEGDERDTDAAVAAARAAFDGGPWPHTPVAERAALLRRVADLLVRDREELGLLESRDAGKTVEEGRVDIDCVADAFRYFADLVVGEGGGRVVDAGSKDVHSVVVHEPVGVCALITPWNYPLLQASWKVAPALAAGNTFVLKPSEITPLTTVALLRLLVEAGLPAGVANLVTGPGHTVGARLAEHPDVDLVSFTGGLVSGAKVARAAADTVKKVALELGGKNPNVVFADACATDEDFDTAVDQALNAAFIHSGQVCSAGSRLIVEESVRERFVAELARRAGRIRLGRGTEEGVECGPLVSEQQREKTEAYVASALAEGAVLRAGGQRPEPSDGRPATGYFYEPTVLDQCHRGMKVVREEVFGPVLTVETFRTEEEAVALANDTEYGLAGAVWTTDAGRARRVAGRLRHGTVWINDFHPYLPQAEWGGFGRSGVGRELGPAGLAEYRETKHVYQNLAPRPVRWFAG, translated from the coding sequence ATGGCCGGACACCAGGCTCAGCAGGCAGAACAGACGCTCCATGTGGGCGGGGAGTGGCGCGCGGCCGCGTCCCGCGCGACCCGCGAGATCCTCGATCCCGCCGATGCCAAGCCGTTCGCCGTGGTCGCGGAGGGTGACGAGAGGGACACCGACGCGGCCGTGGCGGCCGCCCGCGCAGCCTTCGACGGGGGTCCGTGGCCGCACACCCCCGTCGCCGAGCGGGCCGCGCTGCTGCGCCGGGTCGCCGACCTCCTGGTCCGCGACCGCGAGGAGCTCGGGCTGCTGGAGAGCCGGGACGCGGGCAAGACGGTCGAGGAGGGGCGCGTCGACATCGACTGTGTCGCGGACGCCTTCCGGTACTTCGCCGATCTGGTCGTGGGGGAGGGCGGCGGCCGGGTCGTCGACGCCGGGTCGAAGGACGTCCACAGTGTCGTCGTGCACGAGCCGGTGGGTGTCTGCGCGCTCATCACCCCCTGGAACTATCCGCTGCTGCAGGCCAGTTGGAAGGTCGCACCGGCGCTGGCCGCCGGGAACACCTTCGTGCTCAAGCCGAGTGAGATCACGCCGCTGACCACGGTCGCGCTGCTGCGGCTGCTCGTCGAGGCCGGTCTGCCCGCCGGGGTCGCCAATCTCGTCACCGGGCCCGGACACACGGTCGGCGCGCGGCTCGCCGAGCACCCGGACGTCGACCTCGTCTCCTTCACCGGTGGCCTGGTCAGCGGGGCGAAGGTGGCCAGGGCCGCGGCCGACACCGTCAAGAAGGTCGCCCTCGAACTCGGCGGCAAGAACCCCAACGTCGTCTTCGCGGACGCCTGCGCGACGGACGAGGACTTCGACACCGCCGTCGACCAGGCGCTCAACGCCGCCTTCATCCACAGCGGCCAGGTCTGCTCGGCGGGCTCCCGCCTCATCGTCGAAGAGTCGGTGCGTGAGCGCTTCGTCGCCGAACTCGCCCGCCGGGCCGGGCGGATCAGGCTGGGACGTGGCACCGAGGAAGGTGTCGAGTGCGGCCCGCTCGTCTCCGAGCAGCAGCGGGAGAAGACCGAGGCGTACGTCGCCTCCGCGCTGGCGGAGGGGGCCGTGCTGCGGGCCGGCGGGCAGCGTCCCGAACCGTCCGACGGCAGGCCCGCCACCGGCTACTTCTACGAGCCGACCGTCCTCGACCAGTGCCACCGCGGGATGAAGGTGGTCCGTGAGGAGGTCTTCGGGCCCGTCCTGACGGTGGAGACCTTCCGCACCGAGGAGGAGGCCGTCGCGCTCGCCAACGACACCGAGTACGGGCTCGCGGGGGCCGTGTGGACCACCGACGCGGGCCGCGCCCGCCGGGTCGCCGGACGGCTGCGGCACGGCACCGTCTGGATCAACGACTTCCACCCCTACCTCCCGCAGGCGGAGTGGGGCGGCTTCGGCAGGAGCGGTGTGGGGCGCGAACTGGGCCCGGCGGGCCTCGCCGAGTACCGCGAGACGAAGCACGTCTACCAGAACCTCGCGCCCAGGCCGGTCCGCTGGTTCGCGGGCTGA
- a CDS encoding malate dehydrogenase, with protein MTRTPVNVTVTGAAGQIGYALLFRIASGQLLGADVPVKLRLLEITPALKAAEGTAMELDDCAFPLLAGIDITDDPSVAFDGTNVALLVGARPRTKGMERGDLLSANGGIFKPQGKAINDHAADDIKVLVVGNPANTNALIAQAAAPDVPAERFTAMTRLDHNRALTQLAKKTGSTVADIKRLTIWGNHSATQYPDIFHATVAGKNAAEVVSDEKWLAEDFIPTVAKRGAAIIEARGASSAASAANAAIDHVHTWVNGTADGDWTSMGIPSDGSYGVPEGLISSFPVTTKDGQYEIVQGLDINEFSRARIDASVKELEEERDAVRGLGLI; from the coding sequence ATGACCCGCACTCCCGTGAACGTCACCGTCACCGGCGCGGCCGGCCAGATCGGTTACGCCCTGCTCTTCCGCATCGCCTCCGGCCAGCTGCTCGGCGCGGACGTGCCGGTCAAGCTGCGCCTCCTGGAGATCACGCCCGCGCTGAAGGCCGCCGAGGGCACCGCCATGGAGCTCGACGACTGCGCCTTCCCGCTCCTCGCGGGGATCGACATCACGGACGACCCGTCCGTGGCCTTCGACGGCACGAACGTCGCCCTGCTCGTCGGCGCCCGCCCCCGCACCAAGGGCATGGAGCGCGGCGACCTGCTGTCCGCCAACGGCGGCATCTTCAAGCCGCAGGGCAAGGCCATCAACGACCACGCCGCGGACGACATCAAGGTCCTCGTCGTCGGCAACCCGGCCAACACCAACGCCCTCATCGCCCAGGCCGCCGCCCCGGACGTACCGGCCGAGCGCTTCACCGCGATGACCCGCCTCGACCACAACCGCGCGCTGACCCAGCTCGCGAAGAAGACCGGCTCGACGGTCGCGGACATCAAGCGCCTCACCATCTGGGGCAACCACTCCGCCACCCAGTACCCGGACATCTTCCACGCCACGGTCGCCGGCAAGAACGCCGCCGAGGTCGTGAGCGACGAGAAGTGGCTCGCCGAGGACTTCATCCCGACCGTCGCCAAGCGCGGTGCCGCGATCATCGAGGCCCGTGGCGCCTCCTCCGCGGCCTCCGCCGCCAACGCCGCCATCGACCACGTGCACACCTGGGTCAACGGCACCGCGGACGGCGACTGGACCTCGATGGGCATCCCGTCCGACGGTTCGTACGGCGTCCCGGAGGGGCTCATCTCCTCCTTCCCCGTCACCACCAAGGACGGGCAGTACGAGATCGTCCAGGGCCTGGACATCAACGAGTTCTCCCGCGCCCGTATCGACGCCTCCGTCAAGGAGCTCGAGGAGGAGCGCGACGCGGTCCGCGGTCTCGGCCTCATCTGA
- a CDS encoding helix-turn-helix domain-containing protein, which yields MPRWKALPDELDPQVKEFAVQLRRLVDRSGLGVAAVADRTGYSRTSWERYLNGRLLAPKGAVVALAEVTGTSPVHLATMWELAERAWSRSEMRHDMTMEAIRISQARAALGEFGPPPVNGSDRGRGRGGRGATATPGAAGTAGGVPSVPRQPTAADVEDSGSGASVASSPGSPSGGASRRGGGRGTAATPSSGGAGRFGAVTAGPAATGPAATGPARPAPAEGSGAGGSAGSPAGDARPAAGVPDAGVRRRRRLTTLLAGVGGVLVVAAAAVLLLGGGGDQRKRATPEAAKGSASVRPDLPAGVKCGGEDCTGKDPEKTGCGGRSATTPTSITVGTTLVEVRYSGTCGAAWARITRAVAGDSVVVSAGAADQRAGVKGDDTDAYTPMVAVGDGAGAKACVTLGSGQRGCTR from the coding sequence ATGCCTCGTTGGAAGGCCTTGCCGGATGAACTCGATCCGCAGGTCAAGGAGTTCGCGGTTCAACTGCGCCGGCTGGTCGACCGGAGCGGGCTCGGCGTCGCCGCCGTGGCCGACCGCACGGGCTACAGCAGGACGTCCTGGGAGCGGTATCTCAACGGACGGCTGCTGGCGCCCAAGGGCGCGGTCGTCGCACTGGCCGAGGTGACCGGGACCAGTCCCGTCCATCTGGCCACCATGTGGGAGCTCGCCGAACGTGCCTGGAGCCGTTCGGAGATGCGCCACGACATGACCATGGAGGCGATCCGGATCTCCCAGGCGCGGGCCGCGCTCGGGGAGTTCGGGCCGCCGCCGGTGAACGGGAGCGACCGCGGACGGGGCCGCGGGGGCCGCGGCGCGACCGCGACGCCAGGGGCGGCCGGGACCGCGGGAGGGGTGCCGTCGGTTCCGCGGCAGCCGACCGCGGCGGACGTCGAGGACTCGGGGTCCGGGGCGTCCGTGGCGTCGTCGCCGGGCTCTCCCTCCGGAGGGGCTTCGCGGCGCGGTGGCGGCCGGGGGACCGCCGCCACGCCGTCGTCCGGTGGCGCGGGACGGTTCGGGGCGGTGACGGCCGGGCCCGCGGCGACCGGGCCCGCGGCGACCGGGCCGGCGCGGCCGGCCCCGGCCGAGGGGAGCGGGGCGGGCGGTTCGGCGGGGAGCCCGGCGGGGGATGCCCGGCCGGCCGCCGGGGTGCCCGATGCGGGCGTGCGGCGCCGGCGGCGGCTGACGACGTTGCTCGCGGGTGTCGGGGGTGTGCTCGTCGTCGCGGCCGCGGCCGTTCTCCTGCTGGGCGGCGGCGGTGACCAGAGGAAACGGGCCACGCCCGAGGCGGCGAAGGGGTCCGCCTCCGTCCGTCCCGACCTGCCGGCCGGGGTGAAGTGCGGCGGCGAGGACTGCACGGGCAAGGACCCGGAGAAGACGGGCTGCGGGGGGCGGTCGGCGACCACTCCCACCAGCATCACGGTCGGTACGACGCTGGTCGAGGTCCGCTACAGCGGGACCTGCGGGGCCGCGTGGGCCCGCATCACGCGGGCCGTGGCCGGGGACTCGGTCGTGGTGTCGGCGGGGGCCGCGGATCAGCGGGCGGGAGTGAAGGGGGACGACACCGACGCGTACACGCCGATGGTCGCCGTCGGGGACGGTGCGGGGGCGAAGGCGTGTGTGACGTTGGGGTCGGGGCAGCGGGGGTGCACACGGTGA
- a CDS encoding helix-turn-helix domain-containing protein: MGAWQPLPDELPAEVRHFVEQLRLLKDGTGLSLAALGARTAYSKSSWQRYLNATQPPPRQAVAALCRVAGLTGVDAERFGVRWELAVRVWPREPAPPRLPVGGPAADGAADAHGARAGHGAAPRGAGGYEEAPTLPWWDLLDEEPPSGPRSGRLLLCAALLVLALLLAAVAGAVALG, translated from the coding sequence ATGGGTGCCTGGCAGCCACTGCCGGACGAACTTCCCGCGGAGGTACGGCACTTCGTCGAACAGTTGCGCCTCCTCAAGGACGGCACCGGACTGAGCCTGGCCGCGCTGGGCGCGCGCACCGCGTACAGCAAGTCGTCCTGGCAGCGCTATCTCAACGCGACCCAGCCGCCGCCCCGGCAGGCGGTCGCGGCCCTGTGCCGGGTCGCGGGGCTCACCGGCGTCGACGCCGAACGCTTCGGGGTGCGCTGGGAGTTGGCGGTCCGGGTCTGGCCCCGCGAGCCCGCGCCCCCACGTCTTCCGGTGGGCGGCCCCGCCGCTGACGGAGCCGCCGACGCGCACGGCGCGCGCGCCGGACACGGGGCGGCGCCGCGCGGCGCGGGCGGGTACGAGGAGGCGCCCACGCTTCCCTGGTGGGACCTGCTCGACGAGGAACCCCCGTCCGGTCCGCGCTCGGGACGTCTCCTCCTCTGCGCGGCCCTGCTCGTCCTCGCGCTCCTCCTCGCCGCTGTCGCGGGGGCCGTCGCCCTGGGATGA
- a CDS encoding DUF3017 domain-containing protein, with protein sequence MRTSGAAVREAGAETEEAVRSGGEVPEGAGPADDTDAAGAEAGAVSGGGEAGAGDGIDDPVTVDAVSAPDAEGRPRRTTRRFPLFTRDTARPEGGGRAASGDAPAPARQWPILAVLAAVGLGLLLVALDAFRFGTILIGAALLAGAVMRWMLPDVGMLAVRSRFTDMVTYGVLGLAIVLLALMAQPSPWLVIPFLDDTLHFTVR encoded by the coding sequence GTGCGGACGTCCGGCGCGGCCGTGCGGGAGGCCGGGGCGGAGACCGAGGAGGCCGTACGGTCCGGGGGCGAGGTCCCGGAGGGCGCCGGACCCGCGGACGACACCGACGCGGCCGGCGCGGAGGCCGGTGCCGTCTCCGGTGGCGGGGAGGCCGGTGCCGGGGACGGGATCGACGACCCCGTCACGGTCGACGCGGTGAGCGCCCCGGACGCCGAGGGGCGGCCACGGCGTACCACCCGCCGCTTCCCGCTGTTCACCAGGGACACCGCACGGCCCGAGGGGGGCGGCCGGGCCGCCTCGGGCGACGCCCCGGCCCCGGCCCGCCAATGGCCCATCCTGGCCGTGCTGGCGGCCGTCGGACTGGGCCTGCTGCTGGTCGCGCTGGACGCGTTCCGGTTCGGCACGATCCTGATCGGCGCCGCGCTGCTGGCCGGTGCCGTGATGCGCTGGATGCTGCCCGACGTGGGCATGCTCGCGGTCCGTTCCCGCTTCACCGACATGGTCACGTACGGCGTGCTGGGCCTCGCCATCGTGCTGCTCGCGCTGATGGCACAGCCCAGTCCGTGGCTGGTGATCCCGTTCCTGGACGACACGCTGCACTTCACGGTCCGCTGA
- a CDS encoding bifunctional methylenetetrahydrofolate dehydrogenase/methenyltetrahydrofolate cyclohydrolase produces the protein MTAQILDGKATAAAIKSDLTVRVAALKEKGVTPGLGTVLVGDDPGSQKYVAGKHRDCAQVGIASIQRELPATATQEEIEAVVRELNEDPSCTGYIVQLPLPKGIDENRILELMDPDKDADGLHPMNLGRLVLNEPAPLPCTPNGVLTLLRRYGVEIKGAEVVVVGRGVTIGRPMPLLLTRRSENATVTQCHTGTRDLSAHLKRADIIIAAAGSAHLVRAEDVKPGAAVLDVGVSRSAEGKIVGDVHPDVAEVAAWISPNPGGVGPMTRAQLLVNVVEAAERSVG, from the coding sequence ATGACCGCCCAGATTCTCGATGGCAAGGCCACCGCAGCCGCGATCAAGTCCGATCTGACCGTCCGCGTGGCGGCCCTGAAGGAGAAGGGCGTCACGCCCGGCCTGGGGACCGTCCTGGTGGGCGACGACCCCGGAAGCCAGAAGTACGTCGCGGGCAAGCACCGCGACTGCGCGCAGGTGGGCATCGCCTCCATCCAGCGTGAACTGCCCGCGACCGCCACGCAGGAGGAGATCGAGGCGGTGGTGCGGGAACTCAACGAGGACCCCTCCTGCACCGGCTACATCGTTCAGCTCCCGCTTCCCAAGGGCATCGACGAGAACCGCATCCTGGAACTGATGGACCCGGACAAGGACGCGGACGGACTGCACCCGATGAACCTCGGCCGCCTGGTGCTGAACGAGCCGGCCCCGCTGCCCTGCACCCCGAACGGTGTCCTCACCCTCCTGCGCCGGTACGGCGTGGAGATCAAGGGCGCGGAGGTCGTGGTCGTCGGCCGCGGGGTGACCATCGGCCGGCCGATGCCGCTGCTGCTGACGCGGCGCAGCGAGAACGCGACGGTGACCCAGTGCCACACCGGTACCCGGGACCTGTCCGCGCACCTGAAGCGCGCCGACATCATCATCGCCGCGGCCGGCTCCGCGCACCTCGTCCGCGCCGAGGACGTGAAGCCGGGCGCCGCCGTCCTCGACGTCGGCGTCTCGCGCAGCGCCGAGGGCAAGATCGTCGGCGATGTCCACCCGGATGTCGCCGAGGTCGCGGCGTGGATCTCCCCGAACCCGGGCGGCGTCGGCCCGATGACCCGTGCCCAGCTGCTCGTCAACGTGGTGGAAGCGGCGGAGCGCAGTGTCGGCTGA